In one Gimesia sp. genomic region, the following are encoded:
- a CDS encoding YciI family protein: MRFVCLGYYDEAWMEGKSEEELSAAMEECFAYDDELRRGGHFLGGQALQHASQAVTLRTVNGQADVTDGPFAETKEQIGGLLFLEARDLNHAIALISRHPGIGMGPFEIRPVNEEISALIKERDAAIQ; encoded by the coding sequence ATGAGATTTGTCTGCCTGGGATATTACGATGAAGCATGGATGGAGGGTAAATCGGAGGAAGAACTTTCAGCCGCGATGGAAGAATGTTTTGCCTACGATGACGAACTCCGGCGGGGAGGCCATTTTCTCGGAGGGCAGGCACTACAGCATGCCAGCCAGGCTGTGACGCTGCGGACCGTGAACGGGCAGGCGGATGTGACCGATGGCCCTTTTGCAGAAACTAAGGAACAGATCGGCGGCTTGTTATTTCTGGAAGCCCGGGATTTGAATCATGCGATCGCACTGATTTCGCGGCATCCGGGAATCGGCATGGGACCGTTTGAGATCCGTCCGGTGAATGAAGAGATCAGTGCGCTGATCAAGGAACGGGACGCGGCAATTCAGTAA
- a CDS encoding DUF1579 domain-containing protein, whose amino-acid sequence MFEKPQAEHEWLKQLTGNWIAETECQMGPGEPTYNSVGDVNCRSLEGMWYLIEGGGEDEASGSWSTLMTLGYDIKLGQYVGTFTGSMMSCLWSYQGGLDATGCKLTLETVGPKCGSEGTTSYKDAIEVIDESRWILTSEMLTEEGEWLQIMKSEHRRKN is encoded by the coding sequence ATGTTTGAGAAGCCACAGGCAGAACATGAATGGCTGAAGCAGTTAACAGGCAACTGGATAGCAGAGACCGAATGCCAGATGGGGCCGGGAGAGCCGACCTATAATTCGGTCGGTGATGTGAACTGCCGCTCTCTGGAGGGGATGTGGTACCTGATTGAAGGGGGCGGGGAAGATGAAGCATCCGGTTCCTGGTCGACACTGATGACGCTGGGATACGATATCAAACTCGGTCAGTATGTCGGCACTTTTACGGGGTCAATGATGTCCTGTCTCTGGTCCTACCAGGGAGGTCTGGATGCGACAGGATGCAAGCTGACGCTGGAGACAGTGGGGCCGAAGTGCGGGAGCGAAGGAACCACGTCTTATAAAGATGCGATCGAAGTGATCGATGAATCCAGGTGGATTCTGACCAGTGAAATGCTGACCGAAGAGGGAGAGTGGCTGCAGATTATGAAGTCGGAACATCGTCGGAAAAATTAA
- a CDS encoding YciI family protein yields the protein MKYLLLVYATPGAWEPEERKVALGESVDLCHKLHSRNQYCSAAPLEPVETAVSVRVREGDALVTDGPFAETTEHLGGYFLVDVDSMEAAVEIAKQIPGARRGTVEVRPLVEVPNLPAGK from the coding sequence ATGAAATATCTGTTGCTGGTCTATGCGACCCCCGGTGCCTGGGAGCCGGAAGAACGAAAGGTGGCTTTGGGGGAGTCTGTCGACTTGTGTCATAAGTTGCACAGCCGGAATCAGTATTGTTCCGCTGCACCGCTGGAACCGGTCGAGACGGCCGTCAGTGTGCGGGTGCGTGAGGGTGATGCACTGGTGACCGATGGCCCGTTTGCGGAAACCACCGAGCATCTGGGAGGCTACTTTCTGGTTGATGTGGATTCGATGGAAGCGGCTGTCGAGATCGCCAAGCAGATCCCCGGCGCCCGACGGGGAACTGTAGAGGTGCGTCCTCTCGTTGAGGTTCCCAATCTGCCTGCGGGAAAATAG
- a CDS encoding YciI family protein, which yields MKYMLLIYGTESCWTEAERSACMQESMEICHELNEQGKYLASSPLHPVSTATCVRVREDRKMVTDGPFAETVEQLGGYYVIDVDNLDEAIAIAERLPPAKKGTVEIRPIFELPEIEVKR from the coding sequence ATGAAATACATGTTGCTGATTTACGGTACGGAAAGCTGCTGGACCGAAGCAGAACGGTCGGCCTGCATGCAGGAATCGATGGAGATCTGTCACGAATTGAACGAGCAGGGTAAATACCTGGCATCGTCGCCTTTGCATCCGGTGTCGACAGCGACCTGTGTGCGGGTACGCGAAGACCGGAAGATGGTAACTGATGGCCCGTTCGCCGAGACGGTAGAGCAACTGGGGGGGTACTATGTGATCGATGTCGACAATCTGGATGAGGCGATTGCGATCGCGGAGCGTTTGCCCCCGGCCAAGAAGGGGACGGTTGAGATTCGACCGATTTTTGAGCTGCCGGAAATTGAAGTGAAACGATAA
- a CDS encoding YciI family protein, which produces MKVMVMVKASKSSEAGEMPSEELLTAMGNFNEELVKAGIMLSGDGLRPSSAGVRIRFSGAERTVIDGPFAETKELVAGYWVWKVKSMEEAIEWAKRCPNPMPEESDLEIRPFFEMEDFGDAMTPELKEQEQRIAEAAEKLDQQG; this is translated from the coding sequence ATGAAAGTGATGGTGATGGTCAAAGCGTCAAAGAGTTCAGAAGCGGGCGAAATGCCCAGCGAGGAACTGCTGACCGCGATGGGAAACTTCAACGAAGAACTGGTGAAGGCCGGGATCATGTTGTCGGGGGATGGGCTGCGTCCCAGTTCGGCAGGAGTACGGATCCGTTTTTCGGGTGCGGAACGAACGGTGATTGACGGGCCGTTTGCGGAGACGAAAGAACTGGTCGCGGGCTACTGGGTCTGGAAGGTGAAGTCGATGGAAGAAGCGATTGAGTGGGCGAAACGCTGTCCGAATCCGATGCCGGAAGAATCGGATCTGGAAATCCGCCCCTTTTTTGAGATGGAAGATTTTGGCGATGCGATGACGCCGGAACTGAAAGAGCAGGAACAGCGCATCGCGGAAGCAGCCGAGAAACTGGATCAGCAGGGTTAA
- a CDS encoding VOC family protein: MSNKIYVNLPVSDLAKSIAFYQAVGYSINEKWTDETAACVVISEDIHAMLLTHARFSDFTPNEICNARQQTEVLLALGCESRDEVDELVRKAVAAGGNTYNEPQDHGFMYGHGYQDPDGHIWEVFYMDPAAVEST; this comes from the coding sequence ATGTCAAATAAAATCTATGTGAATCTGCCCGTCAGCGATCTGGCCAAATCGATCGCCTTTTATCAGGCGGTGGGCTACTCGATCAACGAAAAATGGACCGATGAGACAGCGGCCTGTGTCGTGATCAGTGAGGATATCCATGCCATGCTGTTGACGCATGCCCGTTTCAGTGATTTCACGCCGAATGAAATCTGTAATGCGAGGCAGCAGACTGAAGTGCTGCTCGCGCTTGGCTGCGAGAGTCGGGACGAGGTGGATGAACTGGTGCGCAAGGCTGTTGCCGCGGGGGGGAATACTTATAATGAACCTCAGGACCATGGCTTTATGTACGGACATGGATACCAGGATCCGGATGGACATATCTGGGAAGTCTTTTATATGGATCCTGCAGCCGTTGAGTCGACTTGA
- a CDS encoding DoxX family protein yields the protein MNEATSPPVKTPRALVWIGRLLALPVVFLFGMSTVMKFKGGPEMTDGMSKLGLPESMILPLAILELVCLVLYLVPWTAVLGAILLTGYLGGAICTHWRVGDPFVVQAGLGVVLWLSVYLRDRRLWQLIPFRGLAG from the coding sequence ATGAATGAAGCAACTTCACCGCCGGTAAAAACACCTCGCGCTCTGGTCTGGATCGGTCGCCTGCTGGCGCTCCCGGTGGTGTTCCTGTTTGGAATGAGCACCGTGATGAAATTCAAAGGGGGACCGGAAATGACTGACGGGATGTCCAAACTGGGGCTGCCGGAATCGATGATTTTACCGTTGGCGATTCTGGAACTGGTCTGCCTGGTGCTGTACCTGGTTCCCTGGACGGCGGTGCTGGGAGCGATTCTGTTGACCGGCTACCTGGGCGGTGCGATCTGCACCCACTGGCGGGTAGGGGATCCCTTTGTGGTCCAGGCCGGTCTGGGGGTCGTGCTCTGGCTCAGCGTGTACTTGCGTGATCGTCGCCTGTGGCAGTTGATTCCGTTTCGTGGACTTGCGGGATAA
- a CDS encoding transglutaminase domain-containing protein, which produces MTQNQNRLTIATYFLLALLIAPLHAQAEKPESKSPRADLPYQVKKSDPVNHEVEFSVIVTPPYHCKVLKVWVPVPQTDAAQEIEASEFTTFPQQVSPQISNEPVYGNRFAYFEFHDPHGAQIITHRFKARAWNLHWNMDPAQVTRVEQWPSSFEPYLKPQTVAQPEQFQQVIQNINAGFQNKGPGLIGAMNWIDRNLTYDHIHASLQADANHAFEQRRGHCSDYHGLCATMGRALGYPTRVTYGLALYPKNSPSHCKMEAYLPPYGWISFDLSETQKLAKQIQSDKELTAEQKTALTQAARKRTLSGFRENSWLLLTRGTDYQLMPPALKPVRVVRTVYVEADGEILPEPDPANIKKREFSWMTSHRYTADKPFKEPFKDLSTLNAD; this is translated from the coding sequence ATGACTCAGAACCAGAATCGCCTCACGATTGCGACTTACTTCCTGCTGGCATTACTGATCGCCCCCCTGCATGCACAGGCCGAGAAACCGGAATCGAAGTCTCCTCGAGCGGATCTCCCCTACCAGGTAAAAAAGAGTGATCCCGTTAACCACGAGGTCGAATTCTCCGTCATTGTCACGCCCCCTTACCACTGCAAAGTCCTCAAGGTCTGGGTTCCCGTCCCGCAGACCGATGCGGCCCAGGAAATCGAGGCCAGCGAATTCACGACTTTTCCCCAGCAGGTTTCTCCCCAAATCAGCAACGAACCCGTCTATGGCAACCGCTTCGCTTACTTTGAATTTCACGATCCCCACGGCGCCCAGATCATCACCCATCGCTTCAAAGCCCGCGCGTGGAACCTGCATTGGAACATGGATCCTGCTCAGGTTACCCGGGTCGAACAGTGGCCTTCCTCATTTGAACCCTATCTGAAGCCGCAGACCGTGGCCCAGCCGGAACAGTTTCAGCAGGTCATTCAGAACATCAACGCCGGCTTTCAGAACAAAGGCCCCGGCCTGATTGGCGCGATGAACTGGATTGACCGGAATCTGACCTACGACCATATCCATGCCTCCCTTCAGGCCGATGCGAACCACGCCTTCGAACAACGCCGCGGGCACTGCAGTGATTATCACGGCCTCTGTGCCACCATGGGACGCGCCTTAGGTTACCCGACCCGCGTGACCTACGGACTGGCCCTCTATCCCAAAAACTCCCCTTCGCACTGTAAGATGGAAGCCTACCTCCCCCCGTATGGCTGGATCAGCTTCGATCTCTCGGAGACCCAGAAACTGGCGAAACAGATTCAGTCCGACAAAGAGTTGACCGCGGAGCAGAAAACAGCGCTCACACAAGCCGCCCGCAAGCGCACCCTCTCCGGCTTTCGCGAAAACAGCTGGCTGCTCTTAACACGCGGGACCGACTATCAACTCATGCCCCCCGCGCTGAAACCGGTCCGCGTTGTGCGAACCGTGTATGTGGAAGCCGATGGCGAAATTCTCCCCGAACCCGACCCGGCGAATATCAAAAAACGCGAGTTCTCCTGGATGACCTCACACCGCTACACCGCCGATAAGCCATTCAAAGAACCATTCAAGGATCTCTCCACCCTGAACGCCGATTGA
- a CDS encoding OsmC family protein, which translates to MSIKRTGSAVWQGGIKDGKGTVSTASGALQELPYSFSTRFEGEQGTNPEELIGAAHAGCFSMALSKILGDSDLKAERLETTAEVSLNQVEGGFAIESIHLTLKAKVPGADAATVEELAGKAKAGCPVSKLFNATITLDVQTVD; encoded by the coding sequence ATGTCGATTAAACGTACCGGCTCTGCCGTCTGGCAGGGGGGAATCAAAGATGGAAAAGGGACCGTGTCGACCGCCAGTGGTGCGCTGCAGGAATTGCCCTACAGTTTTTCCACGCGGTTTGAAGGGGAGCAGGGAACGAACCCTGAGGAACTGATTGGTGCAGCTCATGCCGGCTGTTTCTCGATGGCGCTCTCCAAGATTCTGGGTGACTCGGATCTGAAGGCGGAGCGGCTGGAGACGACAGCAGAGGTTTCGCTGAATCAGGTGGAAGGGGGCTTTGCGATTGAATCCATCCATCTGACACTGAAAGCGAAAGTTCCCGGCGCAGATGCGGCGACCGTGGAAGAGCTGGCCGGCAAGGCGAAAGCCGGTTGTCCGGTTTCCAAACTGTTCAATGCCACGATTACGCTGGATGTGCAGACCGTGGATTAA
- a CDS encoding neutral/alkaline non-lysosomal ceramidase N-terminal domain-containing protein — protein MLFVSRCLMLCCLCLLSLVSAAHAGDGLQVGVAETDITPPVGFPMAGYYHERLAEGKIDPLQAKAIVFREGNTAGALVVCDLIGVATDLSKEVRRLAAEKTGIPAENIVLAATHSHTAPDYMKELYLYLGKEKQQPLRAEYIQKLINGPVEAIVAANQAAKPAQLETGAAVQKTPVAFNRRFVMKDGSVKTWQSLKNPNVIRAAGPIDPQIELLAIKNGKDGSYEGVLSNFALHLDTVGGTRWSADYPFFIQETLREKLGKDVISIFGTGCCGDINHSNPSASVRNKVDFIGNSLGETITAELPKLEPVKGTGLTVQSQVVDLPLQDASQPEVKRSIELLKVARAGGKVDFFEHVTAYKKMILDQMRHKKPYAETDQHITWGLSRSLAGIGETLPVDVTVMTIGEDVAIVCLPGEVFVELGLAIKQASPFKTTIIVELSNAVETIYIPHRAAYAGGSYEVTNSNLLPGSGEMLVEASLRLLRQAAAEKRAD, from the coding sequence ATGTTGTTTGTTTCCCGCTGCCTGATGTTATGTTGTCTGTGTCTGCTGTCGCTGGTTTCTGCTGCTCATGCAGGCGATGGTCTGCAGGTGGGAGTGGCGGAGACGGACATCACGCCTCCCGTCGGTTTCCCGATGGCCGGCTATTATCATGAGCGGTTGGCGGAAGGGAAGATCGATCCGCTGCAGGCAAAAGCGATTGTGTTTCGGGAAGGGAATACGGCAGGTGCGCTGGTGGTGTGTGATCTGATCGGTGTGGCCACGGATCTTTCGAAAGAGGTGCGTCGGCTGGCTGCTGAAAAAACGGGGATCCCGGCTGAAAATATCGTGCTGGCGGCGACTCATTCTCATACGGCCCCCGATTACATGAAGGAACTCTATCTCTATCTGGGGAAAGAGAAACAGCAGCCTCTGCGGGCTGAGTACATTCAAAAACTGATCAACGGTCCGGTGGAAGCGATCGTGGCGGCCAATCAGGCTGCGAAACCGGCGCAGCTGGAAACGGGGGCGGCTGTGCAGAAGACGCCGGTGGCTTTCAACCGACGCTTCGTGATGAAGGACGGGAGTGTGAAGACCTGGCAGTCGTTGAAGAATCCGAATGTGATCCGGGCCGCTGGTCCGATTGATCCACAGATTGAGCTGCTGGCGATCAAGAATGGGAAAGATGGTTCTTACGAAGGAGTGCTGAGTAACTTCGCGTTGCACCTGGATACGGTGGGCGGGACCCGCTGGAGTGCCGACTACCCGTTCTTTATTCAGGAGACACTACGGGAGAAGCTTGGGAAAGATGTGATTTCGATTTTTGGAACCGGCTGCTGCGGTGATATCAATCATTCCAATCCATCAGCGTCGGTACGGAACAAGGTGGACTTCATCGGGAATTCGCTGGGGGAAACGATCACAGCGGAACTGCCGAAACTGGAGCCGGTGAAAGGGACTGGTCTGACGGTACAGTCGCAGGTGGTGGATCTGCCTTTGCAGGATGCCTCGCAGCCGGAAGTGAAACGTTCGATTGAACTGTTGAAGGTGGCCCGTGCCGGGGGGAAGGTGGATTTCTTCGAGCATGTGACCGCGTATAAGAAGATGATTCTGGACCAGATGCGGCACAAAAAACCTTATGCGGAAACTGATCAGCATATTACGTGGGGCTTGAGCCGATCGCTGGCGGGCATTGGTGAAACACTGCCCGTGGATGTCACCGTGATGACGATTGGCGAGGATGTGGCGATTGTCTGTCTGCCGGGCGAGGTGTTCGTGGAACTGGGGCTGGCGATCAAGCAGGCCTCTCCATTTAAGACAACGATTATCGTCGAACTGTCGAACGCGGTGGAGACGATTTACATTCCGCACCGGGCCGCGTATGCCGGGGGGAGTTATGAAGTGACGAACTCCAATCTGCTGCCCGGTAGTGGTGAGATGCTGGTGGAGGCGTCACTGCGGCTGTTACGTCAGGCGGCGGCTGAGAAACGGGCGGACTGA
- a CDS encoding sialidase family protein — MKRFFLCAALMLLVVMSGSPGARAEEQPVSILAQRISGHIHPSICQAEDGTLIVVFKGDNVLLCSRSTDEGATWSKPEPIPASAKRPEVIRAVKKFEVYPGTVDTLPDGRILVTWNYIADDKARDGYYERALLYVISADQGKTWSDQRLIGPVEGKHLGAVRHNVLPWSEGQWLLPLRTGVPRVFDPENGRLTAFPLVGPDGKQHEFQQIVRLQDGGLLAMGPLLLHSADQGKHWKQIAGLPAVPDQRDNAEGRYLTVLTDGRVLVTWGRGHNNRGLSYNLSLDDGQTWDAKRTVVLLPETPVTARYYSARTIQLDGEHLGTVFMNRDGVHFLKVPLSRLQGPEGT, encoded by the coding sequence ATGAAACGTTTTTTCCTTTGTGCTGCGCTCATGCTGCTGGTAGTGATGTCTGGTTCTCCGGGAGCCCGGGCGGAGGAGCAGCCGGTTTCGATTCTGGCGCAACGCATTAGCGGGCACATTCATCCTTCGATCTGCCAGGCCGAAGATGGAACGCTGATCGTGGTTTTCAAGGGAGATAATGTGCTGCTCTGTTCGCGTTCCACGGATGAGGGTGCGACGTGGTCGAAGCCGGAACCGATTCCGGCGTCTGCCAAACGGCCCGAAGTCATTCGTGCGGTAAAGAAGTTCGAAGTCTATCCCGGCACGGTAGACACGCTGCCCGATGGCCGGATTCTGGTGACCTGGAATTACATAGCCGACGATAAAGCCCGCGATGGTTATTACGAGCGGGCTCTGCTGTATGTGATCAGCGCCGATCAGGGGAAGACGTGGAGTGATCAGCGGTTGATCGGCCCGGTTGAGGGGAAGCATCTGGGGGCGGTGCGACATAATGTGCTCCCCTGGAGTGAGGGCCAGTGGCTGCTGCCTTTGCGGACTGGTGTGCCGCGGGTCTTTGATCCGGAGAACGGCAGACTTACGGCGTTTCCGCTGGTGGGCCCCGATGGCAAGCAGCATGAGTTTCAGCAGATCGTGCGTTTGCAGGACGGAGGTCTGCTGGCGATGGGGCCATTGTTACTGCATTCGGCTGATCAGGGGAAGCATTGGAAACAGATCGCTGGTTTGCCCGCGGTACCCGATCAGCGGGATAATGCGGAGGGGCGTTACCTGACGGTGCTGACCGATGGGAGAGTGCTGGTGACCTGGGGCCGGGGACACAACAATCGGGGGCTGAGTTATAATCTGTCGCTGGATGACGGGCAGACGTGGGACGCGAAGCGGACGGTGGTGCTGCTGCCGGAGACGCCGGTAACGGCCCGTTATTATTCTGCGCGGACGATTCAACTGGATGGAGAACATCTGGGAACGGTATTTATGAACCGGGACGGCGTGCATTTTCTCAAAGTCCCGCTGTCCCGTCTGCAGGGGCCTGAGGGGACTTGA
- a CDS encoding N-acetyltransferase family protein — protein MKIRRAELADLEAMTEIYNEAILTSTATFDLEPKTVEERLPWFESHDERFPILVAECDGEIAGWACLSRWRTRKAYERTAETSFYVKGTQRGKGIGRQLKQAIIDEARRLNFHTLIAGVAQGNEISLHLNQSFGFEEVGTFREVGYKFDQWLDVTYLQLMLD, from the coding sequence ATGAAAATCCGGCGGGCGGAATTGGCGGATCTGGAGGCGATGACCGAGATTTATAATGAAGCGATTCTGACATCGACGGCGACCTTTGATCTGGAACCGAAAACGGTTGAGGAGCGGTTACCCTGGTTTGAGTCGCATGATGAACGCTTTCCGATTCTGGTGGCGGAGTGCGATGGCGAAATTGCGGGCTGGGCCTGTCTGTCCCGCTGGCGAACCCGCAAGGCTTATGAGCGGACCGCAGAAACGTCTTTCTACGTGAAGGGGACGCAGCGCGGGAAAGGGATCGGGCGGCAGCTGAAGCAGGCGATTATCGATGAGGCCCGGCGACTGAACTTTCACACATTGATCGCGGGCGTGGCTCAGGGGAATGAAATCAGTCTGCATTTGAATCAGAGCTTTGGCTTTGAAGAGGTCGGCACGTTCCGCGAAGTGGGCTATAAATTCGACCAATGGCTGGACGTAACTTATCTGCAGTTGATGCTGGATTGA
- a CDS encoding fused MFS/spermidine synthase — translation MSGTPSERSASTLKLATLLFFSGACALIYQVIWIRELRLIFGATTLASSAVLAIFMGGLGLGNALLGKRSDQFTRPVRFYALLELAIAVSVALSPFLIDLTRYAYVRAGGQSTMGVEVATIARLLAATAILILPTIFMGGTLPAAARAVTSQLDAKRRNLACIYGINTLGAVLGAGLANFMLLELLGNRVLLWLACLVNLLLAAISFWYSRQLVAGDQQQAADASVSPLVTTESEAAVQRPRPHAVLLYFTAAVVGFVFFQMEIVWYRMLGPLLGGTTYTFGLILCIVLLGIGIGGLLYHLIGRWITPSYQLLVTTCTLEAICIAVPFWLGDRIAMWVLQQQQSAFSSFAEQVWSWFEVGSLVVLPVALVSGFQFPVLIALAGSGQQDVGKHVGWTFAANTCGAICGAIAGGFFLLPALNAIGVWRLSVLMLLLLGLTIVCVSRLWQVSRFGISLASGLTLLALLGVVQQGPTAAWRHSGIGAGRAELEDGTRNAEQNFINTKRRQLLWETEGVESSIGITATDSLSFIVNGKSDGNAYTDAGTQMGLGLLGPVLKSDLKTGLVIGLGTGETVGWLADAISGPVDVVELEPGVLDMARRCESMNRRVLSQPDVHIYHNDAREFLLTSAAEYDIIISEPSNPYRAGIANLYTREFYASAADRLAEEGLFLQWLQGYEVDDQTVATVLKTMRSVFPTVEIWRTRARDMVLVSSPAPRPLAYDADSLQQSLNNPVIREGLKLAWRAEDVSGILAHYVCDNQTIQLFLDQNPSLINTDDRNLLEYAFASSVGRVSRFSTQRLQELAVQSGDTRPREAFSTTPEAIARRRLAMHFHLGGAMPELTQASRIEQGIGLAYQSYLDQNYRQAAELFGEMGVDETCPVERVVYAHACAEAGVPISAELSDKLKTGNAAEQAAVQAIAFLKQGDRAEGSTTLLQAFTLMKSNPWGLERIYDSLLRHALALATSDNRLAGPIFENISEPFAMYRLEDKRKLVRFLVAEIMGTKQIAESLEEIEPNVPWKDWLLRKRQSVYRELNHDLSAKAQADLQQYLGWATSP, via the coding sequence GTGAGTGGCACTCCATCAGAACGGTCTGCGTCTACATTGAAACTGGCAACCCTGTTGTTCTTTTCCGGCGCGTGCGCGTTGATCTATCAGGTGATCTGGATCCGGGAGTTGCGTCTGATTTTCGGCGCGACCACGTTAGCCTCTTCTGCTGTGCTGGCTATTTTTATGGGAGGTCTGGGACTGGGGAATGCCCTGTTGGGAAAACGGTCTGACCAGTTCACTCGGCCGGTTCGCTTCTATGCCCTGCTCGAACTGGCGATCGCCGTTAGCGTGGCACTCAGTCCTTTTCTGATTGACCTGACCCGGTATGCGTATGTGCGTGCTGGCGGACAATCAACGATGGGAGTTGAGGTGGCCACGATTGCCCGATTGCTGGCGGCGACGGCCATTCTGATCCTGCCGACCATTTTCATGGGGGGGACTCTGCCGGCTGCTGCCCGCGCCGTGACCAGTCAACTGGATGCCAAGCGTAGAAACCTGGCGTGCATTTACGGGATCAACACTCTGGGGGCTGTGCTTGGGGCCGGACTGGCCAATTTTATGCTCTTGGAACTGTTGGGCAATCGCGTTTTGCTCTGGTTGGCGTGCCTGGTCAATCTGCTGCTGGCGGCGATCTCCTTCTGGTATTCCCGGCAGCTGGTAGCAGGCGATCAACAACAGGCAGCGGATGCGTCAGTCTCTCCCCTGGTCACGACAGAGTCTGAAGCTGCTGTGCAACGACCCAGGCCCCATGCGGTTCTATTGTATTTCACCGCGGCGGTCGTCGGGTTTGTATTTTTCCAGATGGAGATTGTCTGGTATCGCATGCTGGGACCTTTGCTGGGGGGGACGACTTATACCTTCGGGCTGATTCTCTGTATTGTACTGCTGGGGATCGGCATCGGCGGGCTGTTGTATCATCTGATTGGTCGCTGGATCACTCCCTCGTATCAGCTCCTGGTGACGACCTGCACCCTGGAAGCGATCTGCATTGCTGTCCCTTTCTGGTTGGGCGATCGCATTGCGATGTGGGTATTACAGCAGCAACAGTCAGCCTTCTCTTCGTTTGCAGAACAGGTCTGGAGCTGGTTTGAGGTCGGCTCCCTGGTGGTGCTGCCTGTGGCGCTTGTTTCCGGTTTTCAGTTTCCTGTGCTGATTGCGCTGGCAGGGAGCGGACAACAGGATGTGGGCAAGCATGTCGGCTGGACCTTCGCGGCCAATACCTGCGGTGCGATATGTGGTGCCATCGCAGGTGGCTTCTTTTTACTACCGGCATTGAACGCTATCGGTGTGTGGCGCCTGTCTGTGCTGATGCTGCTTTTACTGGGCCTGACCATCGTCTGTGTCTCCCGCTTGTGGCAGGTTTCTCGCTTCGGTATCTCGCTGGCGTCCGGCTTGACTCTGCTGGCGCTCCTGGGAGTAGTGCAACAGGGGCCGACGGCTGCCTGGCGACATTCCGGGATCGGAGCGGGACGCGCAGAACTGGAGGACGGAACCCGGAATGCCGAGCAGAATTTTATCAACACCAAACGCAGACAACTGTTATGGGAGACCGAAGGGGTGGAGTCCAGTATCGGGATCACCGCGACCGACAGCCTGTCCTTTATCGTTAATGGAAAGAGTGACGGAAATGCTTACACGGACGCCGGTACACAGATGGGGCTGGGGCTGCTGGGACCCGTTTTAAAATCAGACTTGAAAACCGGTCTGGTGATCGGGCTGGGCACGGGCGAAACCGTGGGCTGGCTGGCTGATGCAATTTCCGGACCGGTTGATGTTGTGGAGCTGGAACCCGGTGTGCTCGACATGGCGCGGCGCTGTGAATCGATGAATCGTCGGGTGCTGTCCCAACCGGATGTGCACATCTATCATAATGATGCGCGGGAATTCCTGCTGACTTCTGCGGCGGAATACGACATTATCATTTCGGAACCCTCGAATCCTTATCGGGCAGGCATTGCCAATCTTTATACCAGGGAATTTTACGCCTCGGCGGCTGACAGGCTTGCGGAGGAGGGATTATTCCTGCAGTGGCTGCAGGGATATGAGGTTGATGATCAGACGGTGGCGACGGTTCTCAAAACGATGCGATCCGTATTTCCGACGGTTGAGATCTGGAGAACCCGCGCCCGAGATATGGTTCTCGTTAGCAGTCCAGCGCCTCGTCCGCTGGCTTATGATGCAGACTCGCTCCAGCAGAGTTTGAATAACCCGGTGATCAGGGAGGGGCTGAAGCTCGCCTGGCGGGCCGAGGATGTATCGGGGATTCTGGCACATTATGTTTGTGACAATCAGACGATCCAGCTGTTTCTGGATCAGAACCCGTCCCTGATCAATACCGATGATCGTAACCTGCTCGAATACGCGTTCGCGAGTTCCGTAGGACGCGTGTCGCGATTCTCTACGCAACGTCTGCAGGAACTGGCCGTTCAATCAGGGGATACGCGTCCCCGGGAGGCATTCTCTACCACTCCTGAGGCGATCGCCAGACGTCGCCTGGCAATGCACTTTCACCTGGGAGGGGCCATGCCGGAACTGACCCAGGCCTCTCGTATCGAACAGGGCATTGGTTTGGCCTACCAGTCTTACCTCGATCAGAATTACAGGCAGGCAGCGGAGTTGTTCGGGGAGATGGGGGTTGACGAGACCTGTCCTGTCGAGCGAGTGGTCTATGCCCATGCCTGTGCTGAGGCGGGAGTCCCGATTTCGGCAGAGCTGTCAGACAAGCTGAAGACCGGCAATGCTGCAGAGCAGGCTGCTGTCCAGGCCATTGCGTTCTTAAAGCAGGGGGATCGAGCAGAGGGGAGTACCACGTTGCTGCAGGCTTTTACGTTAATGAAGTCGAATCCGTGGGGCCTGGAGCGGATTTATGATTCTCTGTTGCGACACGCCCTGGCACTCGCGACCTCTGACAATCGTCTGGCGGGACCGATTTTTGAAAATATCAGCGAACCATTTGCCATGTATCGACTCGAAGATAAAAGGAAACTGGTGCGGTTCCTGGTCGCTGAGATCATGGGGACGAAACAGATTGCGGAATCACTCGAAGAAATCGAGCCCAATGTCCCCTGGAAGGACTGGCTGCTGAGAAAGAGACAGTCCGTGTATCGTGAACTCAATCACGATCTGTCGGCGAAAGCCCAGGCCGATCTCCAGCAGTATTTGGGGTGGGCCACGAGTCCCTGA